TAAAAGCTATTTGCCTCCACGAACACAAAATCGATCACATCGCACATCTTTGTCCAGCCCAAACAGCTGGCATAGGAGCCCTTCTTAATCTAGATGTCGATACCGTTTATCAATCTGTACAACAAGCACTTCATTTATCTATTAGCACACGGCAATCTCGTAAGGGAGAAATATCTAGTTGGAAGGCGTACGTTCCGGCACATGGCGGCAAGCAAGCGATTGAAGCTATGGACAGGGCAATGCGAGGAGAAAAAAGCCCTTCACCTATTTATGAAGGAGAAGATTCAATATTAGCGTGGATCTTAGATGGCCCAAAATCTAATTATACCATTCACCTACCAACAGAAGGTGAGGAAAAAAGAAGCATACTAGAAACCTATACTAAAGAACACTCTGCCGAATATCAGGCGCAAGCATTAATCGATTTAGCCTTCAGAATGAGAAATGAAATAGAAGATTTAAATTCTATTAAAAGCGTACGAATAGAGACGAGTAATCATACCCATTATGTAATTGGCACTGGTGCTAACGATCCACAAAAAATGAATCCGAATGCTAGCCGAGAAACACTAGACCATTCGATCATGTACATATTTGCAGTTGCCCTAGAGGATGGAAAGTGGCATCACGAAAAAAGCTATTCCAGCAAGAGAGCAAATACTACTTCTACCATAGAGCTATGGAATAAAATTACTACTTCGGAAAACCAGAAATGGACAGAACTCTACCACCACAAAGATCCATCATTGAGGTCTTTTGGGGGAAAAGTAATTATTGAAATGAAAAATGGCGATCTCATTTCTGATGAAATCGAAAGAGCCAATGCTCATCCAGCTGGAGATAATCCTTTTCATAGACGAGACTATATAAAGAAGTTTGACCAACTAACGGAGCATTTAATATCCACAGAAGAACGAAACCGTTTTATTAACCTAGTTGAAAGTTTACCAAATCTTTCGGCCAAAGAAATTCAGCAATTGAATGTGCAAGTCAAACCCGAATTCATAAATAATGAGACACCAAAAACTGGAATATTTTAATGGAAGAAACCGAAATTAAAAGAGGCCTTATGGGCGTTACAGTTGATACAACAGAAATATCTAAAGTAATGCCCGATATTAATCGTTTGACTTATCGGGGATATACGGTTAATGATCTTTGTAATAACTGCAATTTTGAAGAGACCGCGTTATTACTGTTAAAGGGAGAAATCCCATCTACGGGTCAACTAAAGGAATTTGAAAAAAGAGAAGTGGATAATCGGGTTATATCCGATCAATTAATTTCTAT
This is a stretch of genomic DNA from Flavobacteriales bacterium. It encodes these proteins:
- a CDS encoding MmgE/PrpD family protein, yielding MQEHQIRVYHSEEELSKENQLAYKLAKLAIDKASISQDVIEMVINRIIDNASVAIASFSRNPVVNARHQAIAHTRANGATVFGLPNNQTFHAEWSAWANGTAVRELDYHDTFLAADYAHPGDTIPPILAVAQQKAFNGEDLLHGIVSAYEIHVCLVKAICLHEHKIDHIAHLCPAQTAGIGALLNLDVDTVYQSVQQALHLSISTRQSRKGEISSWKAYVPAHGGKQAIEAMDRAMRGEKSPSPIYEGEDSILAWILDGPKSNYTIHLPTEGEEKRSILETYTKEHSAEYQAQALIDLAFRMRNEIEDLNSIKSVRIETSNHTHYVIGTGANDPQKMNPNASRETLDHSIMYIFAVALEDGKWHHEKSYSSKRANTTSTIELWNKITTSENQKWTELYHHKDPSLRSFGGKVIIEMKNGDLISDEIERANAHPAGDNPFHRRDYIKKFDQLTEHLISTEERNRFINLVESLPNLSAKEIQQLNVQVKPEFINNETPKTGIF